The proteins below come from a single Leptidea sinapis chromosome Z, ilLepSina1.1, whole genome shotgun sequence genomic window:
- the LOC126978598 gene encoding 60S ribosomal protein L22-like, with product MAVTKKPVAKKAQLHQRTGKKGVKGGKIRGKGQRRKINLKFTIDCTHPAEDSILDVANFEKYLKERVKVEGKTNNLGNHVVIARDKTKVAINSDIPFSKRYLKYLTKRYLKKNNLRDWLRVVASTHDSYELRYFNINADSDNEDNEE from the exons ATGGCAGTGACGAAGAAACCTGTTGCTAAAAAAGCCCAACTTCACCAGAGAACTGGTAAGAAGGGAGTCAAAGGCGGTAAAATCAGAGGAAAAGGGCAGAGGAggaaaataaatcttaagtttacTATTGACTGCACACACCCCGCAGAAGACAGTATTCTCGACGTTGCAAattttgaaaagtatttaaaagaaCGTGTTAAGGTTGAAGGCAAGACAAATAACCTAGGAAATCACGTTGTTATCGCTCGTGACAAGACAAAAGTCGCAATTAATTCAG ACATTCCTTTCTCCAAGAGGTACCTGAAATATTTAACAAAGCGGTACCTCAAGAAAAACAACCTCCGTGACTGGCTGAGAGTGGTAGCATCTACACATGACTCCTATGAGTTGAGGTACTTCAACATCAATGCTGACAGTGACAATGAAGATAATGAGGAATAA